A single genomic interval of Mycosarcoma maydis chromosome 8, whole genome shotgun sequence harbors:
- a CDS encoding putative nucleotide excision repair protein, protein MPPRRSTRQSVSATPKVDEVIVISSEDEKVVVATPESPVLISSIQRRAASSRAASAISSLGTAPSSRTNSTYASGSHTPDTSTAGDDDKQDGTKNDTAPDESKPGSRTSTLRARRTSRSASIKTQTKTNTSPAPITPASDSRKRRAPRASAPTPSKTRKVDVDDKSLLKRASARVQAASNMVTKGWSKEDQDEGLLVTEPGPSTPSSALDRVEAGGSTSRSKGKKKAKAKAEPRPESIIAEESVDDFATSRSRRPPRRSAALAVKASKSFFDSYADDQLYLDEEAESEGKYNEDRSSFNSLSSDDEPLCSKKKWPVETGRNFATAEAGPSNLATLEKSDFNADTATTDDDADFHPRTGNNFYAEEVEYETAKQRSARLRSEKHQARLKKRDARTQYDKNFVALVKHHRQLENVWKDLERTVAVITPEEAEQPPGLNIKLLPFQREGLNWMTRQEQATWKGGMLADEMGMGKTIQMISLMLSDRKKPCLVVAPTVAIMQWRNEIEQYTEPKLKVLMWHGANRTQDLKELKAADVVLTSYAVLESSFRKQESGFRRKNEILKERSALHAVHWRRIILDEAHNIKERSTNTAKGAFALQGDFRWCLSGTPLQNRVGELYSMIRFLGGDPFAYYFCKKCTCKSLHWSFSDKRSCDSCGHTPMHHTCFWNNEILKPIQRSGAQHGEGRDAFQRLRILLERMMLRRTKLERADDMGLPPRTIEVRRDLFNEEEEDLYTSLYTDTTRKFSTYLDQGTVLNNYSNIFTLLTRMRQLANHPDLVLRSKTGLASKLLGEDQSEIHVCRICTDEAEDAIMSRCKHIFCRECVRQYLDSELVPGMVPDCPYCHATLSIDLEAEALEPPQSSIRMNDSGRQGILSRLDMDKWRSSTKIEALVEELTQLRSDDKTIKSLVFSQFVNFLDLIAFRLQRAGFQICRLEGNMSPEARNRTIKHFMENPGVTVFLVSLKAGGVALNLTEASRVYLMDPWWNPSVEVQAMDRIHRLGQHRPIIVKRMVIENSIESRIIELQNKKSAMIEAAIGKDDGAMGRLSVSDLRFLFTL, encoded by the coding sequence ATGCCTCCTCGCCGCTCTACTCGTCAGTCGGTGTCCGCCACTCCGAAGGTGGATGAGGTGATTGTCATCTCATCTGAAGATGAGAAGGTGGTAGTCGCAACACCAGAGTCTCCCGTCCTCATCTCGTCTATCCAACGCAGGGCTGCAAGCTCACGTGCTGCTTCAGCCATCAGCTCTTTAGGTACCGCACCATCTTCGCGCACCAACTCCACTTATGCTTCTGGCAGCCACACTCCTGACACCTCGACCGCAGGCGATGATGACAAACAGGACGGTACCAAGAATGACACCGCACCCGACGAGTCTAAGCCTGGTTCACGCACCTCTACTCTCCGTGCTCGTCGGACAAGTAGATCTGCTTCTATCAAGACGCAAACCAAGACCAATACATCACCTGCTCCCATAACTCCTGCAAGTGACTCACGAAAGCGCAGAGCTCCAAGGGCGTCGGCTCCAACTCCTTCCAAAACTCGCAAGGTAGATGTCGACGATAAGTCTCTACTCAAACGAGCATCGGCGCGGGTTCAGGCTGCGTCCAATATGGTAACAAAAGGTTGGAGTAaagaagatcaagatgaGGGCCTTCTCGTCACCGAGCCAGGACCATCAACTCCATCTTCAGCACTTGACAGAGTAGAAGCCGGCGGCAGCACCTCTCGaagcaagggcaagaagaaagccaaagccaaggccGAACCTAGACCGGAATCCATCATCGCAGAGGAGAGCGTTGATGACTTTGCAACTTCCCGTTCCCGTCGTCCGCCTCGCCGTAGCGCGGCCCTAGCCGTCAAAGCGTCCAAGTCATTTTTTGACAGTTACGCAGATGACCAGCTGTatctcgacgaggaggcagAAAGTGAAGGCAAGTACAATGAGGACCGTTCCTCCTTCAACAGtctcagcagcgacgatgagccCCTGTGTTCTAAGAAAAAGTGGCCTGTTGAGACGGGAAGAAATTTCGCCACTGCTGAGGCTGGCCCGAGCAACTTGGCTACTCTTGAGAAGAGCGACTTTAACGCGGATACCGCCACAacggacgacgacgcagatTTCCATCCTCGCACCGGCAACAACTTTTACGCCGAAGAGGTAGAGTACGAGACAGCCAAACAGCGCAGTGCTCGCTTGCGCAGCGAAAAGCACCAGGCACGTCTCAAGAAGAGGGATGCTCGTACGCAGTACGACAAAAACTTTGTCGCACTCGTAAAGCACCATCGTCAGCTCGAAAATGTGTGGAAGGACCTGGAAAGGACTGTCGCTGTTATCACGCccgaagaagccgagcagcCTCCCGGCCTCAACATCAAGCTACTTCCATTCCAGCGCGAAGGTCTGAACTGGATGACGCGACAGGAGCAGGCCACCTGGAAGGGAGGCATGCttgccgacgagatgggcaTGGGAAAGACCATCCAGATGATCAGCCTCATGCTCTCGGACCGCAAGAAGCCGtgtctcgtcgtcgcgcCTACGGTCGCCATCATGCAGTGGCGcaacgagatcgagcagtATACCGAGCCCAAGCTCAAGGTGCTCATGTGGCACGGTGCCAACCGCACGCAAGACTTGAAGGAGCTCAAAGCGGCCGACGTCGTCCTTACCAGCTACGCTGTgctcgagagcagcttTCGCAAGCAAGAATCGGGTTTCCGTCGCAAGAACGAGATTCTCAAGGAAAGGTCGGCGCTGCATGCCGTCCACTGGCGCCGCATCATACTTGACGAGGCGCACAACATCAAGGAACGCTCCACCAACACAGCTAAAGGCGCGTTTGCATTGCAGGGCGACTTCCGATGGTGTCTCAGCGGTACTCCGCTGCAAAATCGTGTCGGCGAGCTGTACTCGATGATCCGCTTTCTTGGCGGCGATCCGTTTGCCTATTACTTTTGCAAAAAGTGCACTTGCAAATCGTTGCACTGGTCGTTCAGCGATAAGCGAAGCTGTGACTCGTGCGGTCATACGCCCATGCACCATACGTGCTTCTGGAACAACGAGATCCTCAAGCCCATCCAACGCAGTGGTGCTCAGCATGGTGAGGGTCGTGACGCCTTCCAACGGTTGCGCATTTTGCTCGAGCGAATGATGCTCAGACGAACCAAGCTGGAGCGTGCCGATGACATGGGTTTGCCTCCACGCACTATCGAGGTGCGACGCGACCTTTTCaacgaagaagaagaagaccTCTACACGTCGTTGTACACGGACACGACACGCAAGTTTAGCACCTACCTTGACCAGGGCACCGTCCTCAACAATTACTCCAACATTTTCACGCTGCTGACGCGCATGAGGCAGCTGGCCAACCACCCGGATCTGGTGCTGCGATCCAAGACAGGACTTGCCTCGAAGCTATTGGGCGAGGACCAGAGCGAGATCCACGTCTGCCGAATATGCACCGATGAGGCCGAGGATGCCATCATGTCGCGATGCAAGCATATCTTCTGTCGCGAGTGTGTGCGACAGTACCTCGACTCGGAGCTTGTGCCCGGCATGGTGCCCGACTGCCCATACTGCCACGCCACGCTGTCGATCGATTTGGAAGCTGAGGCGTTGGAACCGCCGCAGAGCTCGATCCGCATGAATGACAGTGGTCGTCAAGGCATCTTGTCGCGTCTGGACATGGACAAGTGGCGATCGAgcaccaagatcgaggcgctagtcgaggagctgacgCAATTACGAAGCGACGACAAGACGATCAAATCGCTCGTGTTTTCGCAGTTTGTCAACTTTCTGGACCTGATCGCGTTCCGTCTTCAGCGCGCGGGCTTCCAAATCTGCCGATTGGAGGGCAACATGTCGCCCGAGGCGCGCAACCGCACGATCAAGCACTTTATGGAGAACCCGGGTGTGACGGTGTTTTTGGTGTCGCTCAAGGCAGGGGGTGTAGCGCTCAACTTGACCGAGGCATCGCGTGTTTACCTGATGGACCCGTGGTGGAACCCGTCGGTGGAGGTGCAGGCGATGGACCGCATCCACCGTCTTGGTCAACATCGACCGATCATTGTGAAGCGCATGGTGATTGAGAACAGCATCGAGTCGCGAATCATTGAGCTGCAGAACAAGAAGAGCGCAATGATCGAGGCAGCGATTGGcaaggatgatggtgcGATGGGTCGACTGAGCGTGTCTGACCTGCGTTTCCTATTCACGCTCTAG
- a CDS encoding uncharacterized protein (related to SPB4 - ATP-dependent RNA helicase of DEAH box family) — protein MSAEPSVQTTSSSGPTELRSAPSYAGSWTKLTPPLTPWVVSLLSDLGFGQMTPVQASTIPLFVSHKDVVVEAVTGSGKTLAFVIPVLEMLARRTTRLKKDEVGALIVSPTRELAEQIYKVLVMFLDAQNHAHVQAQQQQDQDEQDEQDEQEAQSDSDTDPDASTALNNKRKSSNHLVARKNMISGAQLVVGGSKCTPLDDYRQLRDSGADILVGTPGRLEELLSKKGVKKSSLEVLVLDEADRLLDLGFTENLRRILSLLPKQRRTGLFSATMTDALSELVRIGLRNPVRVVVKVEAKHKTSSSIDDSRRTPATLQNLYQLCRAQNKLAQLARIVLFESSQNAISGGARKLIVYFSTCAQVNYFYSVFSQVSILRQHRVKLYALHGKQTPSKRKSMFDTFVASTALDSGASGASVLFCTDVAARGLDLPDVDVVVQYDPPTDPKVFSHRCGRTARAGRNGRAIVMLHTGREQDFVSYMRVKRIPLSPYPYLSSTLHGILEPAEDDASAHDLELSIRDLAKTDREIFELSIRAYVSYVRAYTKHEMSYIFRINELDLAGVARAFALIRLPSMPELKSRQSAGTLIYNQEPIDFSSIPFKDKAKQRIRLAKLSGDQAKPPARIKASVDDAAQLQDDQCDSHDSDDAHPNSSATRAKNKRKLEREKGAWSAQKERKQARLANREKRARKRTFLKTQAAESSSNAKHEPPQDDHDEHDWNDDYRKLQKDKRQQRQRNKADRANSDNDDAMHFNSDSDAAAANADAEPFFVI, from the coding sequence ATGAGTGCAGAACCATCTGTGCAAACCACGTCGTCTTCGGGGCCAACAGAGCTTCGATCAGCCCCGTCGTATGCTGGTAGTTGGACTAAACTCACACCGCCACTCACACCGTGGGTTGTCTCGCTACTCTCGGACCTGGGATTTGGCCAGATGACGCCGGTTCAAGCATCAACCATCCCGCTATTCGTGTCGCACAAGGATGTTGTAGTGGAAGCAGTAACCGGATCGGGAAAGACACTGGCATTTGTTATTCCtgtgctcgagatgctggcgAGACGAACAACGAGgctcaagaaggacgaggtGGGCGCATTGATCGTGAGCCCGACGAGAGAATTGGCAGAACAGATCTACAAGGTGTTGGTCATGTTTCTGGACGCACAGAACCACGCGCATGtccaagcacagcagcagcaagatcaagatgaacaagacgagcaagacgagcaagaggcgcAAAGCGATAGTGATACCGATCCagatgcttccaccgcGCTCAATAACAAGCGCAAGTCTTCAAATCACCTAGTTGCACGCAAAAACATGATTTCGGGTGCTCAGTTGGTGGTTGGAGGATCGAAATGCACACCGCTCGATGATTATCGTCAGTTGCGCGATTCGGGCGCCGACATCCTGGTTGGAACCCCAGGACGGCTGGAAGAGTTGCTATCCAAAAAGGGTGTCAAGAAATCCAGCCTGGAAGTGCTCGTCTTGGACGAAGCGGATCGactgctcgatctgggcTTCACCGAAAATTTACGTCGCATCCTATCGCTTCTGCCCAAACAACGTCGAACAGGCCTCTTCAGTGCAACAATGACAGATGCGCTCTCAGAGCTCGTCCGGATCGGCCTGAGAAACCCCGTTCGGGTCGTGGTCAAAGTGGAAGCTAAACACAAAACTAGTTCGAGTATCGATGACTCGAGACGTACACCAGCGACACTGCAAAACCTCTACCAACTCTGTCGAGCGCAAAACAAGCTGGCGCAACTTGCACGGATCGTGCTGTTTGAATCGAGCCAGAACGCGATCAGTGGTGGAGCGCGCAAGTTGATCGTCTACTTTAGCACGTGTGCGCAGGTCAACTACTTTTACTCGGTGTTCAGTCAAGTGTCGATATTACGACAACATCGGGTCAAGCTGTACGCGTTGCATGGAAAACAGACTCCAAGCAAGAGGAAGAGTATGTTTGATACATTTGTGGCAAGTACCGCATTGGATAGCGGAGCGAGTGGGGCCAGCGTGTTGTTCTGTACGGATGTAGCGGCGAGGGGGTTGGATTTGCCCGATGTGGATGTCGTGGTTCAGTACGATCCGCCTACGGATCCCAAGGTGTTTTCACATCGATGTGGGCGTAcggctcgagctggacgcAACGGTCGCGCGATCGTGATGCTGCACACAGGACGCGAGCAAGATTTCGTTTCGTACATGCGCGTCAAGCGCATCCCGTTGTCACCCTACCCTTACCTCTCCTCTACACTACACGGTATCTTGGAACCAGCAGAAGACGATGCATCCGCGCACGACTTGGAGCTCTCGATTCGCGACCTCGCCAAGACCGATCGCGAGATCTTTGAGCTTTCCATCCGAGCCTACGTGAGCTATGTACGCGCGTACACCAAGCACGAGATGTCGTACATCTTTCGCATCAACGAATTGGATCTAGCCGGAGTGGCGAGAGCGTTCGCACTGATTCGGTTGCCCAGCATGCCCGAGCTCAAATCGCGCCAATCCGCCGGTACGCTAATATACAACCAAGAACCGATCGATTTCAGCTCGATTCCGTTCAAAGacaaagccaagcaacGCATCCGTTTAGCCAAACTCTCTGGAGACCAAGCCAAACCACCAGCGCGCATCAAAGCGAGCGTCGATGATGCGGCGCAGTTGCAAGACGACCAATGTGATAGCCATGACTCGGATGATGCACATCCGAATTCGTCAGCGACACGtgccaagaacaagaggaagctcgagcgcgaAAAAGGCGCGTGGTCGGCTCAGAAGGAGCGaaaacaagctcgactaGCCAACAGGGAAAAGCGCGCACGCAAGCGCACGTTTCTCAAGACGCAAGCTGCCGAATCGAGCTCCAACGCCAAACACGAGCCTCCACAGGACGACCATGACGAGCACGACTGGAACGACGACTACCGCAAATTGCAAAAGGACAAAcgtcagcagcgacagcgaaACAAAGCAGACCGAGCAAACAGtgacaacgacgacgctATGCATTTcaacagcgacagcgacgccgccgccgccaacgccgacgccgaacCCTTCTTTGTCATCTAA
- a CDS encoding putative xanthine dehydrogenase — MPVPAPTTTVVDGFKLPSQFTQTASKLVFTVNNIRFQLSPAKGDDLDLTLLEFIRSKGFTGTKLGCGEGGCGACTVVVGKYDTHLATSSSSSSSKAPYRYKSVNACLLPLVAVHGCHVLTVEGIGSSSNPHPIQERIGKLFGSQCGFCTPGIVMSLYATVRNGYGHLTEQDIEHSLDGCLCRCTGYRPILDAAKSFATVKSTKIGSSSSSSNVYSDDSDDAEPTTPPEADLITRTPCAKGADCCMVNGKSKGCTPSTTSTAPGISTTAHAIQKVLDPTQFKPYDAASELIFPSYLAKDTFDSQDLVFIEQPPQLDDLESESESETVAAKSDSTRQVWLRPGSLQSLIDCMKLYGLDAGGKIRSGNTETGIEVKFKHLKYSVSIFVSDHIKDLAFYRSDERGITVGANLSLTDLVRQLKAERPSSAYAQQVKRSILDNLAYFASNQIRNVATLAGNIATASPISDLNPVWVATGAELFYVDTTSSQEKSVNMRSFFLGYRKTALPAGAVITKLFVPWSDDAGSVVQAFKQSKRKDDDIAIVNACLRVSVREDKIIDATLAFGGMGPTTMQSVEVQRFLQGRQFSAPETLAEALQILAKQDFPLSYGVPGGMPIFRKTLALGFLTRFWGLAAPRLGLPKLATALELLPDLEELATSTVERPTTTGQQDLENVAIKQPVGDSIPHLSAMKQVTGEAVYIDDLPPVANELHAGFVLSQRAHAVLKKVDASEALQMPGVVDFITYKDIPEGGSNIWNPPSMDETFFAEDKVYTVGQIIGLIVADTKRHAQAAAHKVKIEYQDLPHILTIEEAIAAGSFFKPRPVIHHGDSSEESWSQYDHVLEGETRMGGQEHFYLETNACLVIPGKEDSEIEVISSTQNPSETQIFCASILGIPNNRVVTRVKRMGGGFGGKESRTIAFAAPLTLAAKKLGRPVRVMLDRDEDMLTTGQRHPFLCKWKLGFNSSGKLERLDAKVYNNGGWSQDLSQAVLERAMFHIDNCYNIPHIHVEGFICKTNTMSNTAFRGFGGPQGMFFTEDFVSKAAAVIGMRPETMREMNLYKENDKTHFRQKLIDWNVPTLWEQLKSSGDLEARSRAVDEFNSTHRYKKRGIAMIPTKFGISFTAIFLNQAYGVVHVYHHDGSVLFSHGGTEMGQGLHTKMAQVVATELEIPVSMVHLTETNTSQASNTSATAASASSDLNGMALKDACVQINESIAPFRADAAAKGLAGVEAWKDAIHAAYFNRVQLSAIGHYRTPGIGYNWTNGTGTPFYYFTQGVAISEVELDTITGDHRIVRADVHMDIGRSINPSIDVGQIEGAFTQGFGLFTMEETLYLNNGQLATRGPGNYKIPAFLDTPTDMRVSFLKVQDANDAKVAKHNKHLGTIQSSKGIGEPPLFLGSSVFFALRHAIGAARAQYGGDGSKDGFHLVAPATAERIRVAINDPLVRLAHESTPRTDAEKPFFVSIS; from the coding sequence ATGCCAGTACCCGCACCAACGACTACGGTCGTTGATGGCTTCAAACTGCCTAGCCAATTCACCCAAACCGCCTCCAAACTCGTCTTCACCGTCAACAACATCCGCTTCCAGCTTTCCCCAGCCAAAGGTGATGATCTTGACCTTACGCTCCTCGAATTCATTAGAAGCAAAGGCTTCACCGGAACCAAACTCGGATGCGGTGAAGGCGGCTGTGGTGCCTGTACTGTCGTTGTTGGCAAGTACGACACCCATCTtgccacctcgtcatcttcctcgtcctccaaAGCTCCATACAGATACAAGTCGGTCAATGCATGCTTGCTCCCACTCGTCGCAGTGCATGGCTGCCACGTCCTCACAGTAGAAGGCATcggctcgtcgtccaaccCTCATCCGATCCAAGAGCGCATCGGAAAGCTGTTTGGCTCGCAATGCGGTTTCTGCACTCCTGGTATCGTCATGTCGCTCTATGCTACCGTTCGAAACGGCTATGGCCACCTTACCGAACAAGACATCGAGCATTCACTCGATGGCTGTCTCTGCCGCTGCACAGGTTATCGTCCCATTCTtgatgctgccaagtcCTTTGCTACCGTCAAAAGCACCAAAATcggctcgagctcctcctcaaGCAACGTCTACAGCGAtgactcggacgacgcAGAGCCTACAACGCCTCCCGAGGCCGATCTCATCACAAGAACACCCTGTGCCAAGGGCGCCGACTGCTGCATGGTCAACGGCAAGTCCAAAGGCTGCACACCCAGCACAACTTCCACTGCCCCAGGcatctccaccaccgcacATGCGATTCAGAAGGTGCTTGACCCTACCCAATTCAAACCCTACGATGCGGCCTCCGAGCTCATCTTCCCTTCCTACCTCGCCAAGGACACGTTTGACTCGCAAGACCTCGTCTTTATCGAGCAGCCCCCACAGTTGGACGATCTCGAGAGCGAGAGTGAGAGCGAGACCGTTGCAGCAAAATCCGACTCGACACGACAGGTATGGCTTCGACCGGGCTCTCTCCAATCGCTCATTGACTGCATGAAGCTCTACGGTCTCGATGCTGGCGGAAAAATTCGCAGTGGTAACACCGAAACTGGTATCGAGGTCAAGTTCAAGCATCTCAAGTACAGTGTCTCGATCTTTGTCTCGGACCACATCAAGGACCTTGCCTTCTATCGCTCGGATGAGCGTGGTATCACCGTCGGCGCTAATCTGAGTCTGACCGACCTCGTCCGCCAGCTCAAGGCCGAACGTCCCTCCTCAGCCTATGCTCAGCAGGTCAAGCGTTCCATCCTCGACAACCTCGCCTACTTTGCCTCGAACCAGATCCGAAATGTGGCAACCCTGGCGGGTAACATTGCCACGGCGTCACCCATCTCAGATCTCAACCCTGTCTGGGTGGCTACCGGTGCCGAGCTCTTCTATGTCGACACTACTTCGTCTCAAGAGAAGAGCGTCAACATGCGCAGTTTCTTTCTGGGCTACCGCAAGACTGCTTTGCCTGCAGGCGCCGTCATCACCAAGCTCTTTGTTCCTTGGTCCGATGACGCTGGCAGCGTGGTTCAGGCCTTCAAGCAGTCGAAGCGCAAGGATGATGACATTGCCATCGTCAATGCCTGTCTTCGAGTCTCTGTTCGCGAGGACAAAATTATTGATGCGACACTGGCATTTGGCGGTATGGGCCCAACTACCATGCAGAGTGTAGAAGTGCAAAGGTTTCTGCAGGGCAGGCAGTTTAGCGCCCCAGAGACCCTAGCCGAAGCATTGCAGATTTTGGCAAAGCAGGACTTCCCACTTTCGTATGGTGTGCCTGGTGGCATGCCCATTTTCCGCAAGACGCTTGCACTCGGTTTCCTGACCCGCTTCTGGGGTCTTGCGGCGCCTCGTCTCGGTCTGCCGAAGCTGGCAACGGCTCTCGAGTTGCTGCCGGACCTCGAGGAGCTTGCGACCAGCACTGTAGAACGACCTACCACTACTGGACAGCAAGATCTCGAGAACGTCGCCATCAAACAGCCTGTCGGCGACTCGATTCCACATCTCTCGGCCATGAAGCAGGTGACGGGTGAAGCCGTCTACATTGACGATCTGCCTCCCGTCGCCAACGAGCTTCATGCCGGCTTTGTCCTGTCTCAGCGTGCCCATGCCGTACTGAAGAAGGTTgatgcgagcgaggcgCTTCAGATGCCCGGTGTCGTCGACTTTATCACCTACAAGGACATTCCCGAAGGTGGTAGCAACATCTGGAACCCGCCGTCCATGGATGAGACGTTCTTTGCCGAAGATAAAGTCTACACTGTGGGTCAGATTATCGGTCTCATTGTCGCCGATACCAAACGCCATGCccaagctgcagcacacaaggtcaagatcgagtACCAAGACTTGCCGCACATCTTGACGATCGAAGAGGCGATTGCGGCCGGAAGCTTCTTCAAGCCTCGTCCCGTCATCCATCACGGAGACTCTTCGGAAGAAAGCTGGTCGCAGTACGATCATGTACTCGAAGGCGAGACACGTATGGGAGGCCAAGAGCATTTCTACCTCGAGACGAACGCATGTCTGGTGATTCCAGGCAAAGAAGAttccgagatcgaggtgatTTCTTCGACGCAGAACCCCTCGGAGACGCAAATCTTTTGCGCCTCGATTCTGGGTATCCCGAACAACCGTGTGGTGACGCGTGTCAAGCGAATGGGTGGAGGCTTTGGTGGAAAGGAATCGCGTACGATCGCATTTGCAGCACCGCTCACGTTGGCAGCCAAGAAACTCGGACGTCCCGTGCGTGTTATGCTGGACCGTGACGAAGACATGCTCACCACCGGTCAGCGACATCCTTTCCTGTGCAAGTGGAAACTCGGCTTCAACTCTTCCGGaaagctcgagcgtctggACGCCAAGGTGTACAACAATGGTGGCTGGAGTCAAGACCTTTCGCAGGCAGTGCTCGAGCGTGCCATGTTCCACATCGACAACTGCTACAACATCCCTCATATCCACGTCGAGGGATTCATCtgcaagaccaacaccatGTCCAATACGGCGTTTAGAGGATTTGGTGGTCCTCAAGGCATGTTTTTCACCGAAGACTTTGTCAGCAAAGCGGCAGCGGTGATTGGGATGCGACCCGAGACAATGCGCGAAATGAATCTGTACAAGGAGAACGACAAGACGCACTTCCGGCAAAAGCTGATCGATTGGAACGTGCCCACGCTTTGGGAACAGTTGAAATCGTCTGGTGACTTGGAGGCGAGGAGTAGAGCGGTGGACGAGTTCAACTCGACGCACCGATACAAGAAGAGAGGTATTGCTATGATCCCGACCAAGTTCGGTATTTCATTCACCGCGATTTTCCTGAATCAGGCGTACGGTGTGGTGCACGTGTATCATCACGATGGCAGTGTCCTCTTTTCTCACGGTGGAACCGAGATGGGTCAAGGCTTGCATACTAAGATGGCGCAGGTGGTGGCTACGGAGCTCGAGATTCCCGTCTCAATGGTACATCTGaccgagaccaacacgTCACAGGCGTCCAACACGTCGGCTACCGCTGCATCGGCTTCGTCTGATCTCAACGGAAtggcgctcaaggatgCGTGTGTGCAGATTAACGAGTCCATCGCTCCATTCCGCgcggatgctgctgccaaaggCTTGGCAGGCGTGGAGGCGTGGAAGGATGCTATTCACGCCGCCTACTTTAATCGCGTACAGCTGTCTGCGATTGGTCATTACCGCACACCGGGAATCGGGTACAATTGGACCAACGGCACAGGTACGCCGTTCTACTACTTTACTCAGGGCGTGGCGATCTCGGAGGTGGAATTGGACACGATCACGGGCGATCACCGTATCGTGCGTGCGGACGTCCACATGGATATTGGTCGATCGATCAACCCTTCGATCGACGTGGGTCAGATCGAAGGGGCTTTCACGCAAGGATTTGGTCTCTTCACAATGGAGGAAACGCTGTATTTGAACAACGGACAGCTTGCGACGCGTGGGCCGGGTAACTACAAGATCCCGGCGTTCCTGGATACGCCTACGGACATGCGCGTGTCGTTCCTCAAGGTCCAAGATGCGAATGACGCCAAGGTGGCCAAGCATAATAAGCACCTAGGTACAATTCAGAGTAGTAAGGGCATCGGCGAACCACCGTTGTTCTTGGGCAGCTCGGTGTTCTTTGCGCTGCGTCATGCGATTGGAGCGGCTAGAGCGCAGTATGGTGGAGATGGAAGCAAGGATGGTTTCCATCTGGTGGCACCCGCGACGGCTGAGAGGATCAGGGTTGCGATCAACGATCCTCTTGTCAGGTTGGCGCACGAGTCTACGCCGAGGACGGATGCGGAAAAGCCGTTCTTCGTCAGCATTTCATAG